The genomic window GACCGCTCGCAATGCGGCAGGACGGCCAGCCCGCATGGCCTGTACCTGACCAGGATCAGTTATGATCCTGAGGAATACCAATGGTTTGAGGATGCTCATGGAAACGAATGAACGGGAAGCATTGATGCGGCAGTTCTCTGATCTGTGCGACCAGGCGAAAGCGGTGGTCGGCGGAGGGCCGTACGTCCACACCGAGCTGGATTTCCACCAGGCGGCGGTCCGCCTGTCTTCGCCTCCGGCCGATCCATGGAAGGAAGTGCAGGAACAGGTTGCTGTTTGCAGAAAATGCCGCCTCTGTGAAGAGCGGCACCATACCGTCTTCGGGGAAGGGGTGCTCCATCCGCTGGTGATGGTCATCGGGGAAGGGCCGGGAGCGGAGGAAGATGCAAGCGGACGCCCGTTTGTCGGGCGTGGGGGACAGTATCTGGACAAATGGCTGGCGCCCATCGGCTTGTCCCGGGATACCAACGTCTACATCGCTAATGTGGTCAAATGCAGGCCTCCGCAGAACCGTACGCCGGAACCGGATGAGATTGAGGCGTGCCTGCCGTACCTGAAACGGCAAATCGAACTGGTCCAGCCGAAACTGATTCTTCTCTCCGGATCCACGGCAGCCCATGCCATACTTCGTCGTCCTGAAGGCGTTGGAAAACTGCGTGGGCAGACGTTTGACTATGAAGGGATTCCTGTCGTGGTGACCTATCATCCCGCAGGGGTGCTGCGCAATCCTGAGTATCGCAGGCCGGTATGGGAGGATATGAAGCGGATCGCCCATATGCTGGATCTTCCGATTTTAGGGAAGAAGTGATGTACGCCACGGTACTGTTGGACAGACCCTTGAAGCAGGGGTTTCTCTATGCCATTGCGGATGACCAGACGGTGGAGGTCGGCATGCGTGTCCGTGTGCCATTCAGCCACACCGAATTGACCGGGTACGTGGTGGAGGTGCAAGAGCAGGCTGATCCCACACTGAAAATCCTTCCCATCAAGCGGGTCATCGACAAGGAGCCGGTGTTCGGACAGAACGAGATCGACCTTGCCCAGTGGATGAGCAGGTTTTACCTCTGCAGCGCCGGTGAGGCCATCAGCCTGATGATCCCCGGAGGAAAACGGGACAGCGGCATGCCGCCTTTGGATGTCGAGGAAGATCCATTGACCGACCGGGTGGAGACGCTGACGACGGAACAGGAAGCGGCGGTGGAGCGGATCAATTCGCATGACGCGCCGATGTACTACCTGTACGGCGTGACGGGTAGCGGCAAGAGCGAGGTGTTCCTCCGTGCCGCCGAGGCGGTGATCGCCCAGGGGCGTCAGGTGATCTACCTGGTTCCGGAGATCACGCTGACCCACCAGCTTGCCAGGCTGGTGACCCGTCGGTTCCATGACCGGGTGGCCATTTTGCACAGCGCGTTGACGGAGAGTCAGCGGATGACCCAGTGGAGACGGATCAAAAG from Sphaerochaeta sp. includes these protein-coding regions:
- a CDS encoding uracil-DNA glycosylase, which codes for METNEREALMRQFSDLCDQAKAVVGGGPYVHTELDFHQAAVRLSSPPADPWKEVQEQVAVCRKCRLCEERHHTVFGEGVLHPLVMVIGEGPGAEEDASGRPFVGRGGQYLDKWLAPIGLSRDTNVYIANVVKCRPPQNRTPEPDEIEACLPYLKRQIELVQPKLILLSGSTAAHAILRRPEGVGKLRGQTFDYEGIPVVVTYHPAGVLRNPEYRRPVWEDMKRIAHMLDLPILGKK